Proteins encoded within one genomic window of Rhododendron vialii isolate Sample 1 chromosome 1a, ASM3025357v1:
- the LOC131329692 gene encoding uncharacterized protein LOC131329692 — protein MNKGSGEEAREIVVAIWCNSKHQLFSPPHSRRPLSFEMGDHVFLKVSPRRDLSRFGKKGKLSLRYIGLFDIIEKIGEVAYRLAMPPRLSNVHDVFHVSMLRKYEPDPSHVLEWSELELEADASYEEEPKHRRTYVNLGLGAKDIIFWKLLEVEV, from the exons ATGAACAAGGGCTCCGGTGAAGAGGCAAGAGAAATCGTCGTTGCAATCTGGTGCAAttctaagcaccaattgttttctcCCCCCCACAGTCGTCGCCCATTATCGTTTGAAATGGGAGATCACGTGTTTCTTAAAGTATCGCCACGTCGAGACTTGTCACGTTTCGGGAAGAAGGGAAAGCTTTCACTGCGTTATATCGGTCTGTTTGACATTATCGAGAAAATCGGGGAGGTTGCATACCGTCTGGCTATGCCACCGAGATTATCGAATGTGCACGATGTGTTTCACGTCTCTATGTTGAGAAAGTACGAACCGGATCCGTCACATGTGTTAGAATGGTCCGAATTGGAGTTAGAGGCCGATGCGTCTTATGAGGAAGAGCCGaaac ATCGTCG tacttatgttaatttgggcctTGGAGCCAAAGATATAATCTTTTGGAAACTATTGGAGGTTGAAGTGTGA